A portion of the Bacillus thuringiensis genome contains these proteins:
- a CDS encoding glycosyltransferase family 2 protein → MTLSIVVPCYNEEKVLRAFYSETSLEIHKLTTDYEFVFVNDGSKDDTLNILRDLASADSSVHYISFSRNFGKEAAMLAGLKYATGDAIVIMDADLQHPPTLIKELLEGYNDGYDQVIAKRTRTGDSPVRSFISRLYYKVMNKFVDIELVDGIGDFRLLSRRAVDSLVSLSEYNRFSKGLFSWIGYNELIIEYENVLRSDGESKWTFSKLLNYGIDGVISFNNKPLRLSIYLGLLTTIFGLLYVITTFVQIILGGVEVPGYFTLISAILFIGGIQLIFLGVIGEYIGRIYYETKRRPHFIVAEKKVSEVKQKA, encoded by the coding sequence ATGACCCTTTCAATAGTAGTACCATGCTACAATGAGGAAAAGGTGCTTCGTGCCTTTTATTCAGAGACTTCTCTTGAAATTCATAAATTAACTACCGATTATGAATTTGTTTTTGTTAATGATGGTAGTAAAGATGATACCTTAAATATTTTACGTGATTTAGCTAGTGCAGATTCATCGGTACACTATATATCGTTTAGTCGAAACTTCGGAAAAGAAGCTGCAATGTTAGCAGGTTTAAAATATGCTACAGGCGATGCAATCGTTATTATGGATGCTGACTTACAACACCCTCCTACATTAATAAAAGAACTGTTAGAAGGATATAACGACGGCTACGACCAAGTCATTGCAAAAAGGACAAGAACTGGTGATTCACCCGTTCGCTCTTTCATCTCTCGTCTTTACTATAAAGTAATGAATAAATTTGTAGATATTGAATTAGTAGATGGTATTGGTGACTTTAGACTTTTAAGCCGAAGAGCAGTGGATTCTTTAGTATCTTTAAGTGAATACAACCGATTTTCGAAGGGCTTATTCTCTTGGATTGGTTATAACGAATTAATCATTGAATATGAAAATGTATTACGTTCTGATGGAGAAAGTAAATGGACCTTCTCGAAATTATTAAATTACGGAATTGATGGTGTAATTTCATTCAATAATAAACCGTTACGTCTATCTATATATCTTGGATTACTAACAACCATTTTTGGACTTTTATATGTAATCACTACGTTCGTTCAAATCATCCTTGGTGGTGTGGAAGTTCCTGGTTACTTTACTCTCATTTCCGCTATACTATTTATTGGCGGTATTCAACTCATATTCCTAGGGGTTATTGGTGAATATATCGGTCGTATTTATTATGAAACAAAACGTAGACCACATTTTATTGTAGCTGAAAAGAAAGTTAGTGAAGTTAAACAAAAGGCATAA
- a CDS encoding SDR family NAD(P)-dependent oxidoreductase: MKKALVLGASGSMGYAIVNELCDRGIHVVAFARNKERLGALFSGNKHVEVVAGDVFIQEDIMNAAKDVDIIFHAVNIPYSDWEKQQEKLLINILEVSKHYGIKLGIVDNIYAYGRQGEGLVKEDAKKRPQTKKGKIRLQLEEMAKQANVRMFIAHFPDFYGPNAENTLVHHTLKGILANKMSSFVGDKKIAREYIFTPDGAKAMVELASHDEAYGQNWNIPGYGVITGEEMIQHIRELTGYTKRIIAVKRGMIQFIGMFDKQMKEFVEMLYLTEKPVVLSGEKYERCIGEIPKTSYYNGLKEMIISMQKKGV; the protein is encoded by the coding sequence ATGAAAAAGGCTTTAGTATTAGGTGCTTCTGGTTCAATGGGTTATGCAATTGTAAACGAATTATGTGACCGAGGGATTCATGTAGTTGCTTTTGCAAGAAATAAGGAGAGATTAGGTGCATTATTTTCTGGGAACAAACATGTAGAAGTTGTAGCAGGCGACGTATTTATACAAGAGGATATAATGAATGCTGCTAAAGATGTTGATATTATATTTCATGCTGTAAATATTCCGTATTCAGATTGGGAGAAACAACAAGAGAAATTATTAATAAACATATTAGAGGTATCGAAACATTACGGTATCAAACTAGGAATAGTTGATAATATTTATGCGTATGGAAGGCAAGGGGAAGGGCTTGTAAAAGAAGATGCTAAAAAGAGACCACAAACAAAGAAAGGGAAGATTCGTTTACAACTTGAAGAGATGGCAAAACAAGCTAATGTACGAATGTTTATTGCTCATTTCCCAGACTTTTATGGTCCAAATGCAGAAAATACACTTGTCCATCATACATTAAAGGGAATACTTGCAAATAAAATGTCTAGCTTTGTTGGAGATAAAAAGATTGCCCGTGAATATATTTTTACACCAGATGGTGCAAAAGCGATGGTTGAATTAGCTTCACATGATGAGGCCTATGGACAAAATTGGAACATACCAGGTTATGGTGTCATTACAGGTGAGGAAATGATTCAACACATACGGGAATTAACGGGATATACCAAACGAATAATAGCTGTAAAAAGAGGAATGATCCAGTTCATTGGTATGTTTGATAAGCAGATGAAAGAATTTGTGGAAATGCTATATTTGACGGAAAAACCAGTTGTATTAAGCGGGGAGAAATATGAGAGGTGTATCGGGGAGATACCAAAAACTTCGTATTATAATGGGCTAAAAGAAATGATTATATCTATGCAAAAAAAGGGTGTGTAA
- a CDS encoding TetR/AcrR family transcriptional regulator yields MSPRKAVKQELTREMIMNVARGLFIAQGYQHTSMRKIATELGYSHGSIYYHFKNKAELFYAMVEQDFQLLNKKLDEICNQKLSREEQLRAVLFGFIEFGLRNQSHYEIMFLIKDAELKECLANSPNVSYEKFAKVISSLCDGKLNAMIIWSVFLSLHGFVAHYCRSGQTFEELQGLAKVHVEFISKSLLM; encoded by the coding sequence ATGTCGCCAAGGAAAGCAGTTAAACAAGAACTAACAAGAGAAATGATTATGAATGTAGCTAGGGGGCTATTTATAGCACAAGGATATCAACATACTTCAATGCGCAAAATTGCAACAGAACTTGGATATAGCCATGGTTCGATTTATTATCATTTTAAAAACAAAGCAGAGCTATTTTACGCAATGGTGGAACAGGATTTTCAATTATTAAATAAAAAGTTAGATGAAATTTGTAATCAAAAATTATCGAGAGAAGAGCAACTAAGAGCAGTTTTATTCGGTTTTATTGAATTTGGTCTAAGAAATCAGAGTCATTATGAAATTATGTTTTTAATTAAAGATGCCGAATTAAAAGAGTGTTTGGCAAATAGTCCTAATGTTAGCTATGAAAAATTTGCGAAGGTTATTTCTTCTTTATGTGATGGGAAATTAAATGCGATGATAATATGGTCTGTTTTTTTATCATTACATGGATTTGTAGCACATTATTGCAGAAGTGGTCAAACGTTTGAAGAACTACAAGGTTTGGCTAAAGTACATGTAGAGTTTATTTCAAAATCGCTTCTTATGTAA
- a CDS encoding ABC-F family ATP-binding cassette domain-containing protein, with product MSLLTVEKLGHTFGDRTLFKDVSMRLLAGEHVGLVGANGVGKSTFMNIITGQLIHDEGRVEWTPGTHYGYLDQHTVLTPGRTIRDVLADAFLPLFEKETALNEVTEKMGTATPEELEELLEQMAEIQDALEAGGFYLLDMKIEEAARGLGIDAIGLDRDVSALSGGQRTKVLLAKLLLEQPEVLLLDEPTNYLDVEHIHWLTTYLKEYPHAFLLISHDTEFMNKCVDVIFHLEFTKMTRYTATYEKFLELAEINKNQHINAYEKQREFIKKQEDFIAKNKARYSTTGRAKSRQKQLDRMELIDRPETAIKPEFSFKESRASSRFVFEGENVEIGYTHPLLPKLSMTIERGEKIAIVGCNGVGKSTLLKTILGKIKPLNGKTSLGDFLEPAYFEQEVKADNITPIDDVWNTFPGLDQHQIRAMLAKCGLKNEHISRPLSQLSGGEQAKVRLCKLMGEESNWLLFDEPTNHLDVTAKEELKKAMKAYKGTILLVCHEPEFYEDWITKVWDVEKWSEKNN from the coding sequence ATGAGCTTATTAACAGTTGAAAAATTAGGACATACATTTGGCGATCGTACATTATTTAAAGATGTATCTATGCGATTATTAGCAGGTGAGCACGTTGGATTAGTTGGTGCAAACGGTGTTGGTAAATCAACATTCATGAATATCATTACTGGTCAGCTTATTCATGACGAAGGTCGTGTAGAATGGACACCAGGCACACATTACGGTTACTTAGATCAGCATACGGTTTTAACACCTGGACGTACAATTCGTGACGTACTAGCGGATGCATTTTTACCGTTATTCGAAAAGGAAACAGCTTTAAATGAAGTTACAGAAAAAATGGGAACTGCTACACCAGAAGAACTAGAAGAACTTCTTGAACAAATGGCAGAAATACAAGATGCACTTGAAGCAGGCGGTTTCTATTTACTAGATATGAAAATTGAAGAGGCTGCACGTGGTCTTGGAATTGATGCTATTGGTTTAGATCGTGATGTTTCAGCACTAAGTGGTGGACAACGTACAAAAGTATTGCTTGCAAAGCTATTACTTGAACAACCAGAAGTGTTATTGCTTGATGAACCTACTAACTATTTAGACGTTGAACATATTCATTGGTTAACAACTTATTTAAAAGAATATCCACATGCATTCTTATTAATTTCTCATGATACAGAATTTATGAACAAATGTGTTGATGTTATTTTCCATCTAGAATTCACAAAAATGACGCGCTATACAGCGACATATGAAAAATTCCTAGAACTAGCAGAAATCAATAAAAATCAACATATAAACGCTTATGAAAAGCAGCGTGAGTTTATCAAAAAGCAAGAAGACTTCATTGCAAAGAACAAGGCTCGTTATTCAACGACAGGTCGTGCAAAGAGTCGTCAAAAACAACTTGATCGTATGGAACTTATTGATCGTCCGGAAACAGCAATTAAACCTGAATTCTCATTTAAAGAAAGTCGTGCAAGTAGTCGCTTCGTCTTTGAAGGTGAAAATGTAGAAATCGGATATACACATCCGCTACTACCAAAGCTATCAATGACAATTGAGCGTGGTGAAAAAATTGCTATTGTTGGATGTAATGGTGTTGGTAAATCAACGTTACTAAAAACAATCTTAGGTAAAATTAAACCTTTAAACGGTAAAACAAGTCTTGGTGACTTCTTAGAGCCTGCATACTTTGAGCAAGAAGTTAAAGCTGATAATATAACACCAATTGATGATGTATGGAATACATTCCCTGGCCTAGACCAACATCAAATTCGTGCGATGTTAGCAAAATGCGGATTAAAAAATGAACATATTTCTCGCCCATTAAGTCAATTAAGTGGTGGAGAACAAGCAAAAGTTCGTTTATGTAAGTTAATGGGTGAAGAAAGTAACTGGCTACTATTTGATGAGCCGACAAACCATCTTGATGTTACAGCAAAAGAAGAACTTAAGAAGGCTATGAAAGCATATAAAGGAACAATTCTCCTTGTATGTCACGAACCGGAATTCTATGAAGATTGGATCACAAAGGTTTGGGATGTTGAAAAATGGTCAGAAAAAAATAACTAA
- a CDS encoding MBOAT family O-acyltransferase, with product MVFSNLVFLCLFLPAVLLIYYAVRKELQNIVLLFFSLVFYAWGEPIYVFLMLFSILVNYWFGILLGNSRFTNGQRKLLLTFAIVMNTAILGYFKYANFLVDNINSILHTNIVLEKIPLPIGISFFTFHAMSYIIDIYKKKVDAQRNIFDLALYFTVFPQLVAGPIVRYNTISHQLHERTVDADKFSEGVRRFIIGLGKKVLIANQLGVIADEIFAMNPSDMSVSLAWMGAIAYTLQIYFDFSGYSDMAIGLGKMFGFDFLENFNYPYISKSISEFWRRWHISLGSWFRDYVYIPLGGNRVTTWKVYRNLFIVWGLTGFWHGASWTFMIWGIYYGVLIALEKAGLENLLQKLWSPLQHIYVMFLVIIGWVFFRADNFSYCFEFLKSMFGFNGPLTDINSYFYIMNYWGIFLLAIITAAPVFPWLQKMLSTKRFAVLSPVYYLSILVIVLVFLTNATYNPFIYFRF from the coding sequence ATGGTATTTAGTAACCTTGTCTTTTTATGTTTATTTTTACCTGCCGTACTCTTAATTTATTATGCTGTACGCAAAGAACTACAAAATATAGTTTTATTATTTTTTAGTTTAGTATTTTATGCTTGGGGCGAACCCATTTATGTTTTCCTAATGCTGTTCTCTATCCTTGTTAACTATTGGTTTGGGATTTTATTAGGGAATAGTCGCTTCACAAATGGTCAAAGAAAATTATTACTAACGTTTGCAATTGTAATGAATACCGCTATTTTAGGATATTTTAAATATGCAAACTTTTTAGTAGATAATATTAACTCTATCTTACATACCAATATTGTTCTTGAAAAAATACCTTTACCAATTGGTATTTCATTTTTCACGTTCCATGCGATGAGTTATATTATCGATATTTATAAGAAAAAAGTCGATGCTCAACGAAATATCTTTGATTTGGCCTTATACTTTACTGTATTTCCACAGTTAGTAGCAGGACCAATTGTTCGTTATAATACAATTTCTCATCAATTACACGAGCGAACTGTTGATGCCGACAAATTCTCTGAAGGTGTCCGCCGATTTATTATTGGTTTAGGTAAAAAAGTTTTAATCGCTAACCAATTAGGTGTTATAGCCGATGAGATCTTCGCAATGAATCCTTCTGATATGAGTGTATCATTAGCTTGGATGGGAGCCATTGCCTATACGCTACAAATTTACTTTGATTTTTCTGGATATAGTGACATGGCAATTGGATTAGGAAAGATGTTTGGATTTGATTTTCTAGAAAACTTTAATTATCCATATATCTCAAAATCCATTTCTGAATTTTGGCGTCGTTGGCATATTTCGCTCGGTTCTTGGTTCCGTGATTATGTCTATATTCCACTTGGAGGAAATCGCGTTACAACTTGGAAAGTTTATCGTAACCTCTTCATTGTATGGGGACTAACCGGTTTTTGGCATGGTGCTAGTTGGACCTTTATGATTTGGGGTATTTATTATGGAGTTCTAATTGCACTTGAAAAAGCTGGACTCGAAAACCTACTTCAAAAATTATGGAGTCCTCTTCAACATATTTACGTGATGTTTTTAGTTATTATTGGATGGGTGTTTTTCCGTGCAGATAACTTCAGTTATTGCTTTGAATTCCTAAAATCCATGTTCGGATTTAACGGTCCGTTAACAGATATTAACAGTTACTTCTATATAATGAATTATTGGGGAATTTTCTTATTAGCTATTATTACTGCAGCACCCGTATTCCCATGGTTACAAAAAATGTTATCGACAAAAAGATTTGCTGTTTTATCGCCAGTATATTATTTAAGTATTCTAGTCATTGTTTTAGTATTCCTAACAAATGCAACTTATAATCCATTTATTTATTTCCGTTTTTAA
- a CDS encoding alginate O-acetyltransferase AlgX-related protein yields the protein MKKFQNLTLIMGFLTVIFGVGIWTAKVILIDKKTFSEFENRNLAIRPAVNASTIKTGELFKGIETHFTDHVGPRDLFLESYIKFQLSMNRTFVNNIHVTNDQFIFNRPNMENHLNDVDAGVQELNTLKKDFPQTEFYFSLVPSKQTALQYKLPSYLNLGYEQILRDHLAEKLTATKFPIIDVLPMFKERFTNEKLERMYLTTDHHWNMEGAFYAYEDTMNFINSHSNKYKGQPIKKDNYTINWEKPKGKFVGSWNNQLYRLIDTSSVQIPYVHYNFGESWDDYTVYYGAIKDDTAKESMTQFYGKEKDIPAPGYANVYQTDFPEINIINTKADNELHLVILKDSYADATYPLFAHNFAKTTFIDPRYTQGKSVKQQLEEQNADIVLFIYNDTNAYGDMYKFQNVK from the coding sequence ATGAAAAAGTTTCAAAACCTCACTTTAATAATGGGGTTCCTTACAGTTATTTTTGGGGTGGGTATTTGGACAGCAAAAGTTATCCTTATAGATAAAAAAACATTTTCTGAATTTGAAAACAGAAACTTAGCAATTAGACCTGCTGTAAATGCTTCTACCATAAAAACTGGAGAGTTATTCAAAGGTATCGAAACACACTTTACAGACCATGTTGGACCTAGGGATCTCTTTCTTGAAAGCTATATAAAATTCCAACTCTCTATGAATCGAACATTCGTAAACAACATTCATGTTACAAACGATCAATTCATTTTTAATAGACCTAATATGGAAAATCATTTAAATGATGTTGATGCTGGTGTTCAGGAATTAAACACTTTGAAAAAAGATTTTCCACAAACAGAATTCTATTTCTCTTTAGTTCCTAGTAAGCAGACAGCGTTACAGTATAAGCTTCCCTCTTACCTAAATCTTGGTTACGAACAAATTCTTAGGGATCACCTTGCTGAGAAATTGACAGCAACGAAATTCCCTATTATTGATGTATTACCAATGTTTAAAGAAAGATTTACTAACGAAAAACTAGAACGAATGTATTTAACTACAGATCATCATTGGAATATGGAAGGTGCCTTTTATGCATATGAGGATACGATGAACTTTATTAATTCTCATTCAAACAAATATAAAGGACAACCAATAAAGAAAGACAACTACACTATTAACTGGGAAAAACCGAAAGGAAAGTTTGTTGGTAGCTGGAATAATCAATTATACCGCTTAATCGATACTTCATCCGTACAAATTCCATATGTCCACTATAATTTCGGTGAATCTTGGGACGACTACACAGTTTACTATGGTGCTATTAAAGATGATACCGCTAAGGAATCAATGACTCAGTTTTATGGAAAAGAAAAAGATATTCCTGCTCCTGGATATGCTAATGTTTATCAAACAGATTTCCCTGAAATAAATATCATTAATACAAAGGCGGACAATGAGTTACACCTTGTTATCTTAAAAGATTCGTATGCTGATGCTACATATCCTTTATTTGCACATAATTTTGCTAAAACAACTTTTATTGACCCTCGTTACACGCAAGGAAAAAGTGTGAAGCAGCAACTAGAAGAACAAAATGCAGATATTGTATTGTTTATATACAACGACACCAACGCTTATGGTGACATGTATAAATTTCAAAATGTAAAATAA
- a CDS encoding TetR/AcrR family transcriptional regulator, producing MKEKERLIIESAMKLFANKGVNATSVQEIVTTCGISKGAFYLYFKSKDELLLATLRYYYDKIQKKMLDIEKESLLPREKFEKQLYFQFTDVQKHKEFIIMHARENAIPFNKEVEEFMLRMKLESHAFYRGSLLSIYGEKVSPYLLDLVIMVEGICHGYLQLIILNEPEIDFAHVASFILKRVDDLVEGLLESSEGPVLNEEKMGEFFCSSELIKEQVKEHFLNEIIILKRTLADQLENDEVLVTLDVLESEMRVPNPRIPVIRGMLANLEAYNDLKDFRLRLARYYYIN from the coding sequence ATGAAAGAAAAAGAGCGTTTAATTATAGAATCGGCTATGAAGTTGTTTGCGAATAAGGGTGTAAATGCAACGTCGGTACAAGAAATCGTCACCACTTGTGGTATTTCAAAGGGAGCTTTTTATTTGTATTTTAAATCAAAAGATGAGCTTTTATTAGCGACGCTTCGATATTATTATGACAAAATCCAAAAGAAAATGCTGGATATTGAAAAAGAGTCTTTACTACCACGTGAAAAATTTGAAAAGCAATTATACTTTCAGTTTACTGATGTGCAAAAACATAAAGAATTTATTATTATGCATGCAAGAGAAAATGCCATTCCGTTTAATAAAGAAGTAGAAGAGTTTATGCTACGGATGAAGTTAGAATCTCATGCATTTTATCGAGGTAGCTTACTGTCTATTTATGGTGAAAAGGTCAGTCCATATTTATTAGATTTAGTAATTATGGTAGAAGGTATATGCCATGGTTATTTACAATTAATTATTTTAAATGAACCAGAAATTGATTTCGCTCATGTTGCTTCATTTATTTTAAAAAGAGTAGACGATTTAGTAGAAGGGCTTCTAGAATCTTCAGAAGGGCCTGTTTTAAATGAAGAAAAAATGGGAGAGTTTTTTTGTAGCTCAGAGCTTATTAAAGAACAAGTGAAAGAGCATTTTTTAAATGAAATTATTATATTAAAACGAACATTAGCAGACCAACTAGAAAATGATGAGGTTTTAGTTACTTTAGATGTTTTAGAATCCGAAATGAGAGTGCCGAATCCAAGGATTCCAGTTATTCGAGGGATGTTAGCGAATTTAGAAGCGTATAATGATTTGAAGGATTTTAGATTGAGATTAGCTCGATATTACTATATAAATTAA
- a CDS encoding efflux RND transporter permease subunit, giving the protein MNKIINFSLKNKFAVWLLTIIVTIAGIYSGLNMKLETIPDITTPIVTVTTVYPGATPEEVADKVSKPMEEQLQNLSGVNVVSSSSFQNASSIQVEYDFDKNMEKAETEIKEALTNVKLPEGVKDPKVSRVNFNAFPVISLSVASKNESLATLTENVEKNVVPGLKGLDGVASVQIAGQQVDEVQLVFKKDKMKELGLSEDTVKNVIKGSDVSLPLGLYTFKDTEKSVVVDGNITTIKALKEIKIPAIPSSPNSQGSQNAGAGAQTPQMNPAAMNGIPTVTLDEIADIKEVGKAESISRTNGKEAIGIQIVKASDANTVDVVNAVKDKVKDLEKKYKDLEIISTFDQGAPIEKSVETMLSKAIFGAIFAIVIIMLFLRNIRTTLISVVSIPLSLLIAVLVIKQMDITLNIMTLGAMTVAIGRVVDDSIVVIENIYRRMSLSEEKLRGKDLIREATKEMFIPIMSSTIVTIAVFLPLGLVKGMIGEMFLPFALTIVFALLASLLVAVTIVPMLAHSLFKKESMREKEVHHEEKPSKLANGYKRILEWALNHKIITSSIAVLLLVGSLALVPVIGVSFLPSEEEKMIIATYKPEPGQTLEDVEKIATKAEKHFQDNKDVKTIQFSLGGENPMSPGQTNQAMFFVQYDNDTKNFEKEKEQVVKDLQKMSGKGEWKNQDFGASGGSNEIKLYVYGDSSEDIKPVVKDIQNIMKKNKDLKDIDSSIAKTYAEYTLVADQEKLSKMGLTAAQIGMGLSNQHDRPVLTTIKKDGKDINVYVEAEKQNYETIDDLTNRKITTPLGNEVAVKDVMTVKEGETSNTVTHRDGRVYAEVSAKLTSDDVSKASAAVQKEVDKMDLPSGVDVSMGGVTKDIQESFKQLGLAMLAAIAIVYFVLVVTFGGALAPFAILFSLPFTIIGALVALLISGETLSVSAMIGALMLIGIVVTNAIVLIDRVIHKENEGLSTREALLEAGATRLRPILMTAIATIGALIPLALGFEGSGLISKGLGVTVIGGLTSSTLLTLLIVPIVYEVLSKFKKKKTK; this is encoded by the coding sequence ATGAACAAAATCATCAATTTCTCATTAAAAAATAAGTTCGCAGTTTGGCTACTAACCATTATTGTTACTATTGCAGGGATCTACTCTGGACTCAATATGAAGCTGGAAACAATTCCTGATATTACAACACCGATTGTGACAGTAACTACGGTCTATCCTGGTGCTACACCAGAAGAAGTAGCTGATAAAGTTTCAAAGCCGATGGAAGAACAACTACAAAATTTAAGCGGTGTTAACGTTGTGAGCTCATCATCTTTTCAAAACGCATCTTCTATTCAAGTAGAATACGATTTTGATAAAAATATGGAAAAAGCAGAAACGGAAATTAAAGAGGCTCTCACGAATGTGAAACTCCCAGAAGGTGTTAAAGATCCTAAAGTTTCACGAGTAAACTTCAATGCTTTTCCTGTTATTTCGTTAAGCGTAGCAAGCAAGAATGAATCTTTAGCTACCTTAACTGAAAATGTAGAGAAAAATGTTGTACCAGGATTAAAAGGACTTGATGGTGTTGCATCTGTTCAAATTGCAGGTCAACAAGTAGATGAAGTACAGCTCGTCTTCAAGAAAGATAAAATGAAAGAATTAGGACTAAGTGAAGATACTGTAAAAAATGTGATTAAGGGATCGGACGTATCTTTACCACTTGGCTTATACACGTTTAAAGACACGGAAAAATCAGTTGTTGTAGATGGCAATATTACAACAATTAAAGCGTTAAAAGAAATCAAAATCCCAGCTATACCTTCATCACCTAACAGTCAAGGTAGTCAAAATGCTGGCGCTGGTGCACAAACGCCGCAAATGAATCCAGCTGCTATGAACGGAATTCCAACAGTTACATTAGACGAAATTGCTGACATTAAAGAAGTTGGGAAAGCAGAATCCATTTCTCGAACAAATGGAAAAGAAGCAATTGGAATTCAAATTGTGAAGGCCTCTGATGCAAATACAGTTGATGTTGTAAATGCAGTAAAAGATAAAGTAAAAGATCTTGAGAAAAAATATAAAGATTTAGAGATCATTTCAACATTCGACCAAGGTGCACCTATTGAAAAATCAGTTGAAACAATGCTGAGCAAAGCAATTTTCGGCGCTATCTTTGCGATTGTTATTATTATGCTGTTCCTACGAAATATTCGAACAACGTTAATCTCTGTCGTTTCAATACCACTTTCTTTATTAATTGCTGTTTTAGTCATAAAGCAAATGGATATTACGCTTAACATTATGACGCTTGGAGCAATGACAGTGGCTATAGGCCGTGTTGTTGATGACTCAATTGTTGTTATTGAAAATATTTACCGACGTATGTCGTTATCAGAAGAGAAATTGCGCGGAAAAGATTTAATTCGTGAAGCTACGAAAGAAATGTTTATCCCTATTATGTCTTCTACCATTGTGACAATCGCTGTATTCTTACCTCTAGGACTTGTAAAAGGTATGATTGGTGAAATGTTCTTACCATTTGCCTTAACTATCGTCTTCGCTTTATTAGCGTCGTTACTAGTGGCTGTTACAATCGTACCAATGCTTGCTCATTCCTTATTTAAGAAAGAAAGCATGAGAGAAAAAGAGGTACATCATGAAGAGAAACCGAGCAAATTAGCAAATGGGTATAAACGTATACTTGAATGGGCTTTAAATCACAAAATTATTACATCTAGTATTGCTGTCCTTCTATTAGTTGGTAGTCTCGCACTTGTGCCCGTTATCGGTGTAAGTTTCTTACCTTCTGAAGAAGAAAAAATGATTATCGCAACATACAAACCTGAACCAGGTCAAACATTAGAAGACGTTGAAAAAATTGCAACGAAAGCTGAAAAGCACTTCCAAGATAATAAAGACGTGAAAACAATTCAGTTCTCATTAGGTGGAGAGAACCCAATGAGCCCTGGTCAAACAAATCAAGCTATGTTCTTCGTTCAATATGATAACGACACGAAAAACTTCGAAAAAGAAAAAGAACAAGTCGTTAAAGATTTACAGAAGATGTCTGGCAAAGGTGAATGGAAAAACCAAGACTTCGGAGCAAGTGGCGGTAGTAATGAAATTAAACTATACGTTTACGGAGATAGCTCAGAAGACATTAAGCCTGTCGTAAAAGATATTCAAAATATCATGAAGAAAAATAAAGACTTAAAAGATATAGATTCTAGTATTGCAAAAACATATGCAGAGTACACTTTAGTCGCAGATCAAGAAAAGCTAAGTAAAATGGGCTTAACGGCTGCTCAAATTGGAATGGGACTTTCTAATCAACATGACCGCCCTGTTCTGACAACTATTAAAAAAGACGGTAAAGATATCAATGTATATGTAGAAGCTGAAAAACAAAATTATGAAACAATCGATGACTTAACAAATCGCAAAATTACAACACCACTTGGTAATGAAGTAGCTGTGAAAGATGTTATGACTGTAAAAGAAGGTGAAACATCGAATACAGTAACACACCGAGATGGCCGTGTTTATGCAGAGGTTAGTGCAAAATTAACATCTGATGACGTTTCAAAAGCATCTGCTGCAGTCCAAAAAGAAGTAGATAAAATGGATCTTCCTTCTGGTGTAGATGTTTCTATGGGCGGTGTTACTAAAGATATTCAAGAATCATTCAAGCAACTTGGCCTAGCGATGTTAGCTGCGATTGCCATTGTATACTTCGTTCTTGTCGTTACATTTGGCGGTGCCCTTGCACCATTCGCAATTTTATTCTCGCTACCATTCACAATTATTGGGGCTCTTGTTGCCTTATTAATCTCTGGTGAAACATTAAGTGTATCTGCAATGATTGGGGCGCTTATGTTAATCGGTATCGTTGTAACAAACGCAATCGTGCTTATCGACCGCGTTATTCATAAAGAAAATGAAGGTTTATCAACACGTGAAGCTTTATTAGAAGCTGGTGCAACACGCCTTCGTCCGATTTTAATGACTGCAATTGCAACAATCGGGGCTCTTATCCCGCTTGCATTAGGATTTGAAGGTAGCGGCTTAATTTCTAAAGGACTTGGTGTAACGGTAATTGGTGGATTAACAAGTTCAACATTATTAACACTTCTTATTGTTCCAATCGTTTATGAAGTATTAAGCAAATTTAAAAAGAAAAAAACAAAATAG